The genomic DNA gatgttgcaggtgcatctgaagacgaagaatttctagaaagtcctttttgagttacttggatgactcagccaaatgtccgtgctggtggaatggtggctgaagctctttgcagtcttaacacagtcctttgcagacttgatatctcatccatattcttgtgcatgtgcttctttgttcttggtgtaaaagccttgcaaattcggctccagccccttcctgttggtgcagataggagctcctgtgatgaccaagatgtgcttggcatagactctattggggcaaaacggtgacacgtgagatacagcacagattagccaaatttatgtgggttttatatgttcgaaccaattatactgaaccatatatatgaacaaacattcatatctctgcaaacagcaagccaatacagcatagatcaaacatatttatttctgaaccatatgttgtttatcttgtagtagtagccaatgtccacacaatgaccttgtcgtagcaggcagcagcttctgtttagtgcgtggagtgtgttgctttatactggtgccgtcctcattactgcatgtctggaacagaaattttgactgaatcagaaattgaaaaagcaaagttttgcaatatgaaatgcaaaaaggtgtgacatatatgttgtaatgatttgcgactacagaacacatgcaaatgtacactgtctattctagggtgcttaagcagcatgttaaataaatattgctattgcccataaaattgatgtctgcctaactacaatgcatgtcaacagcgcaagtactattaagatcacaaatgagaacatttgtgggttcatttatgctctagaagtgatcacactgctagttactcaagcaaatgcatgaaagtcatgaagctattagaactgatgcattatttttctccacgaacgtgatgcaccgcttcactattgcaaaaataaatgccctacggtaaaccaatctgaacagcaagaacatttggaaccaacaagtacgaaatatgggtgaattatcatgcttgcaactgtttaatacattaaattctgtactttcacttcattttaccaaaggattattcggttttgtggacgaaagacgttgccggccgactcgaaaaaaaagtttaatatgtatattgataaggctactcagtcacctacaaccacggctacaataacatgaaaaatgagacgcgcgttccgatatcgctctttctttcctggttgtgtgtgtaaaccaaacgacagcctcgcaagtaaaagtttatttaggaaacagcaactgagatcctcactgcccatatgtaatgcaggatctagttcgttaacttgtgcccgcctggaaggtaatgagacggatattatataacgattgaagcagcggtgttaaacgactcaccgttattgccgttgtcagccgcaccaaaatccagctcccgtttcgatgcagacctgttccgaatggctcacgaccgaaacccaactgcccggcttacatgtccgcttgcaaacacgtaacttcaccccaagttacatagaagcgcaagaaactagttttagaaacaaagaagcaaccagtcttgagtgtacgaacgaatgaatccgtgccgccgtgcactcggaaataccggtaaaaattttaaatccaggccagaggtcacgtgaaagatcgatgatgctgaacgctatttgcgttcataatggcgaagaaacaataaacttactagcaaagagtacaatatctaattagcaatgataattttgccctgtttttatgtaaaagaaaatgcttcggtaattgtaagagaaagtttgtaagataaaattgcgcttattacgacgcttctaccgggaaatgttggaactaacgaacgcatcccgaggtgatgctactaggtcggctttgttagcagcggcgcgcggtcgattttttcgccctctgtggccattagttgaacttgagagtgtacggggcctgctggcactaaaacatcgcacactgcacacaTGTGTCCCTCGGAGATcacgtcaacgatgtctgaggccatatagttgatgttaacgacagcaggaagttatttaaattgaagtgacggggcaggtagcacggggagcagcgaaatgcgtaacTCACGGGTTTTATGAGAGGTAACCGAAGCGAAAATCGTTCGAATAACAtcaccgcaacggctttctatagggttaacattttcagatctcgaaggccatgcttttgctgtctGCAGATAGCAGAAACGATTCAAActgaaaatgcgttatagaatttctttctatgccaaactatagcttacaatatagacttatctgcggttctgcttgtcttgcaacagctatgcgcaattaggcagccgcacaaatcctcagatgacgctagccgagGCATTGACCGCCCCCAGCCGAcctgttggtggcgccacccaccatcCCGTTTCCTATGCAATCCAATCCAATAAGCCTGTCGCTCTGTTTACGAGTCGGTCGGgcgtgcgagctgcaacgatgtgcttgtttgatcgtgtgttttcgtgtttgctgtaactaaatatgacttagttcgcgtgcgcataagtgccacagacagcttgtgtctcgctgcaaactcgccgtgtgcgtggcgcgccagccaaatgtggaccaacgatgttcatgccgtggagtgcgttccctttgtctctggttgtcgtggaaagttgggtggacgtcgcgaagaaataatgcgtattgttagcgtgccactgctcctccactatgcaccggtatgtctgctgggagtaacatcgaagcatcggcaacttggagggcgcttttcgaccgcgtcgtgccattcaaaaggtcagtaaccgtgcttgctaactacacacgtgttgtgcgtgcttctcggtgTGGGCATAggttgccttgcgaacgtaggaaagagaactcccacgacaacagtgaaacctatgccgaaGCTTGCTGGGTGTgagagtttagttgcgcgaatttattgccataatgctggattgaaaatcttgataagcgttttcttctgatgagaaagaataagttcggaaataatcgtgttcatcatgcgcgcttgtgcgtgagctcccgcattTCTGCTGATGTCGCAtaataacgactcatctacctcttgaccgattctcactgcaatgacgtttcctcgcttataaatgattcgacgttgtagataatctctgcttGCAAAGTTTTCGATTTAGCAGTAGTATTAGGAGAAACgaaatgtaagcaatcacagcgtgctactggtacaggtttgttttgaaggggtgttgccataactttgacgtaactaaacattacaagggatagtcACATAAAGTCATTAAAGAAACTCTAGgatcgttatgtaaacaaacattcatgtaatgcgctgctgctgcgtgtaaaattctgccttgttgaaggggtccccgttatcgtgacattcatcagtgacttcgactttgtgctctgttgccaccctgcaccagtgcaggcattgttttcgtgactgtttttacatgctccttgcatgtgttcacgatGTGATGGTCTTATtctgccacagctataagttaacacagaattcgctttgtagtggtgaagccgtgacccacaacagtgtccacataacccgtggccatggctgcagcagcacggcatgtaatctggatggacatatcaggtatgctttaagtgtacgtgttcacaaaagtgggcttcggtatcattagtggataagtgtatcgacatattacttaatgaatcgtgctaaataggctaaatatttatgcaactttattccacttgctgcttatttgtgtttgtagacattatgcacacgtaatcttgttctgttaaaactacacctcgcatgtcctcacgtttagtatttttctcgcatcaattgcttggctgcaagtccattttatttttgcctattacgcagtatgtttcatttttatattggttttatttgtttggaactgtttcttatgctgtagcatatatttccctgttttcctttctgcttatgatacacacgtgctgtttttgtccatgtaagaattcgaagtgtagtgtgccatatatgtcacaggtctaagcacgcagtgtgcataccattgtttaacattgatatttacaattatgtctgttttgttctcagaataactgtcactggcaaatacacatttgatgaactcaaatttcttgaaatgaaataggaaggccagtattcattgtgctgcagttacttaagtagtgaggtcttttctggtaagctttctatttgttctctctctttcttcgtattcttttctttgcaagctgcccccatttatgctggtaggcattgtagcagttgcgAGTGTGTCTagtgcagcaatgtcacagctaggttgcacacactacaggataccaacagatacccatcactgtttttgtgcatttctgagaaccatCTGTGTCCACTCGGCAAAACTTGTAGTGTCTATTTGAATttgccaatcagttcatgtaacttttcagcaCAAAATTtacgcagcgagggaagggaggccacgcaacatgaccttggctaacaactgactgtttaagtaGTTGGAAGggctaacaaaaatagcactcgttgtgcacttgtgttgtgcaccagttaatttgagggatggcagaagttgtaatacaaaggcataaaatcatgataaatggtgcttgcataaaaagaagtaagtgAATCGGCACAAACTAGTTTCTATtccttgtaatctacaaaggatgcctttcttcatgcattgataatgggggctgcctgacacttattgttatttatgtggtgtgcctgactgatttctcttgccaattttcatccatgggtgaaaacagataaacaatcctaatccggcctgaagccccattgcggattgtgtggccaagtcggacgagcatactggtcttttgagtgaaatatagtgatctcataggtacatatttaggcaccagccagtctgcactgtgtacatttgaccacatgtgaaaggaatacagtacagtgCCTCTGAGACgtactggacaaatttggtgccacctttaaccaagcaaccctcgcttgcctccttgcctttctcgattcaattttcaatacaatcagttcatgtaacttttcaggacaaaatttgcgcagcgagggatgggagaccacacaacatgactgttgtgcatatgctgcctaatttatttttgctggaaatatatgtgcattgcaatccacaagtgaattgacaaaggcacccaggcattggaggcttgcttagttaaagatacccAAAATTTGTTTTGTATCTCTGAGGGGCAATGTAGGCTattcttttgatcacgtgcatatttggtccaatgtacattgGGCACGCTGACTaaccggtgcctcagcatgcgcctaggagagcaccataattcactcaaaggaccagtgtgctcgtcccatttgaccatgcattgacacgacaagctgtgcactagatttagattgtttatctgtttcgttcgcctatggcaaccgattgatacaacaaaatcagtgaggaataccacatccaaaaatgggacatgtgtcagtcaacgctcattatgattgcatgacaaagaggaatactcaatAATGACGAGggatagcaaccaccatgcttatttattaaattatttttatgcaagcttgttcatcatgcttctacgcatttgtttttcaacttgtgccctccctctgaaagcagcgCTCGGGTTTAAATGATAAAAACACAAGACATGGTGGGGTGTATTTCTTGAATTGGATGTATGCCgtcattcaggaggccaacacatgcatgccatagtaggcttggaatgtatgagaactgtgcccgtagctgatgcaaatattctgtaacgactggcacttggatgtctctgggatgcatAGGGTTGCCCGTgcacaaacactcctacgctcatttccaagccaagtaattagtgagattttctcattcacgctagcaatccacagacactgctgtcctttgtcaagtggaaaccgatatagctgaagtagttcaggaaatgtacacacgccacagctgatccacgttgcacgtttttacagccaagagcaatttctgcttactgtagttactgctccacccaaaggccacacagtggtttctcaacaactttgtgtgaaccgaccccacataaatttttcgcagaactatctataacatctccagatcgttctgcagcaagtgatacagcgtgtatttatgtggttgattgccaagttttgttaattttctgtgctttctaccatgcagggtacacgtgcacttacttcaagatgacgacactccacctcaagaacagcctctcctcagtgataagtagcgagattaaatgaaaggaaaatatcacgtccgtaaccagactgatactgtgttttccttccatttaacctccttctgtatttaggaagcattgatatgcccaataaatgtttttgttaaatatctttctttgagtaatgtctaacatgcagcatatgtagggcccatgtaaATGTTGACAAAAGTGCTGCATCTTCGCTGGAcctacatacatgcatacaggctgcatatatcaagcaccaaagacagtcacgcacgggtaacatatttaaataaggtctgactgccattgggacacatgagaaaatgttaccacacgtggtggccaattttgttataggagtaatatgagcaccagcagtctaatgtataagctcattagagattcattaggaagacgtgagaaagtcacaagaaaactgctttggagcaCACATCAGGAACACATTTCATGCTCTCAAGAAAAACACTCGTCAAgaattctacagaaagacggtggccaatatgttatagaatgacattaggaatacatcagaaaattccaaagaaactcatcagaaagtctaatggctttgatgtcaaaactcgtcagactttcttctgaaactcatctcatattttcataagggttAACTACACACATACTCGCACACGACGTTGACCCGTAGATGAGAATGCATATAAGGTACAATCCCGACAAGAAAAACCTCGTacgaaaaaattaaaaagaaaaagaaatgcgtacTTACGTGCCCGTTCGGAACAAGGAAGCTACGGCAAGACTGTCGATGGCGATGATGATGTCCAATTGAACGTCCGGGACGATAGACGATAGGACAGAGAAAACTGAGGAACCGACGTTCTTTTATAGCCCCGAAATTTTTTGGCTTCACTATGCGCCACCTCTCGAATTGCCAGTGCAAAAGTACATTATTACTTCATGAATTACGGCTCGTCATATGCAATGCAAACAAGCGCACCGGGAAGTGTGTTCAAGACGCGCGGGTCGCAGCAGAATCAGAgaatgacaaaaacaaaaaagtgtAATAATCATTGTTTCAATCCGATCCACAATCCAGCTTTTCGGGGCGGCTTCGCTACGGTTCGTGTGTGATGTAGGCGAATCGAACGCACCTAAGGTATGTTCGATTCACCTGCACCAGTTCGCGAAGTGCTGCACCTCGCCATTCGTAACAAAAGGTGCAGAAAAAGCGCAGAGCTGATTCGCGATTAGTTTTCGCCCTCTCTACGCTCTCTATTGTCGGCGCCGGCTTCGTGCAGACTACAgcctattcttacaccgtggtgcAGACGTACAGGTGGTGGTATACGAACTTAATTTAGCAGACgtacaggtgcgaagcagcggcgtagcagacgacatggCCGATATGCGCAAGCGCCGTTAAAAGCCCGCATACGTGCATCTGCCGTGTCTACACAAGCGCGGGTGTATGAACGCCTCAGAAGCTGATCATACCAGAAGTTCAGGATCTTTCAAACTTACGCACTCTGTACACATTAGTCGGACAGAACGCCGGCACCACGTCTGCACCGCGTCTGCACCTTGTCATTCGTTTCGAGTGTCGCGCTGTGCCTGCACCGCAGAAATGGAGCTCCGAACTTCTCGCGAATCGAggtgaactggttcacagtggtgcgGGCGAATCAAACGGACCTTTAACACGAACGGACGAAGCTCCGTTCGATTCTATTTGGCTCATGTGCTAGCTGCTCAGCTGTTCCTTGCTGTGACTGACTGACTGCCCCACTGCGCTGCTGCTGTGCACGCCTTCGCCTCGCTGTCGTTTTGCGTTTTTTGGCACGGGTTGCAGCGTTGCGGCTTGGGCTTCTGACTCGTCTCTTTCGCACACCATGACTTCCAAGTGGAGAAAATGTAGAGTCGTAAGAAAGGAATACGACAATATATTGAATGAACTAGGACTCGCGCGGCTTGTTGCTGGGCCTTCATCGGGTTCCCTGTCCAACGACAGAGCTGCAAGCACCACCTTTACGGACAGTGCTCGCGTAGCGCCACTTTCGCCTCCGGAGCTGGGAAGCAGCAGGCAATCAGGAAGTTCAATTTCGACGGACGACGGCGGTGAGCCTCCACTCAAGCGGTTGAACCAGCAGTCGGGAAGCGAAGCCTTAGTCAACAGCGTCTGCGGACAAGGTGCACCTTTTGTTGAAGAATTCCAATCAGAAATTGTGGATATGTCTTCACGTGAGCACAGCGACTCTGATAGTAGCTCAAGTGACAAAGGTAGTCTCCAACGTAGCAAATCTTGGGATGAGTCTGATGACTTTGTTGCTTCAGACAGCTGCACGGGGCCAGATGAGAGAATAGCGCTCACTTGTAGCGCAGTGCTGTCTCGTGTATCTCCTGAACAAATGACAGCAAGTGAAGAGTTTGCTGTCATTGCTTCCAAACATAACATGACTCATGCATGCATTAACGATGTCCTCGATTTCTGCCGTCGAAGAGGCTTCTCTGACCTTCCAAAGGATGCTAGGACAGTTTTGAGAACTGAGCGCAAAGCTCAGGTGGAGCAAAATGGGTCTTTTGTGCACTTTGGCCTTGCAGCAGGAATTCGTCAAGTGTTGCCGCCGGGGCAAGTAGTTCCAAGTGAACTGAAGCTACAGGGCAACATCGATGGAGTCCCTCTTTATAGAAGTAGCCAGCTTGCCTTTTGGCCCATTTTGTGCCGCATTACAAATGTGGAGGCATCACCACCATTTGTTGTAAGTGTGTATTGTGGTGCAGGGAAGCCACCATCTCTGCAGGATTATCTAGAGCCATTTGTGCGAGAGGTCTTGGAGCTTGCGTCTGAAGGGTTAAGCATAGGAGATGTTCGAGTACAGGTGAGCATTAAAGCCATGGTGTGCGATGCTCCAGCAAGGAGCTACGTGAAATGTATTGTTGGTCAAACTGGCTATTATGCGTGTGAGCGATGCAGCCAAAAAGGGCGGCACATTGAAAACAGGGTCACATTTCCCAAACTGCACGCACCAACACGAACGAATGCATCATTTCGATCTCAAGAGAACAAGCGCCACCATTCTGGTTTTTCACCATTCCTATCGCTTGATGTCGACATGATTGCATTTTTCCCGTCAGAATACATGCACCTCGTTTGCCTGGGAGTCATGCGACGACTCTTAAAGAATTGGGTATGCCAAGGCCACAGTAATAGATTGAGCAGACTGTATCGTTGCCAACTAAATGAAAGCTTGCGAGAGGCATCCAAAGCATTTCCAACATATTTCCAGCGAAAGCCAAGGGGTACAGAAGAACTGGATCGTTGGAAGGCAACGGAGTTTCGCACATTCCTCCTTTATGTGCGGCCTGTTGTCCTAAAGCCTCTTCTGCCTCCAACACACTACAAACATTTTCTAATGTTTCATGTAGCTGTCAGAATTTTAGCATCACCTCAGTACTACTGTGAATACAATGATTTCGCCAAAGATGTGCTGAGGTACTTTGTTCAAGAGTTTAGTGAGCTATACGGAAGGAAACAGCTTGTGTACAATGTGCACTCACTAATTCATCTTGCTGACCAGTGCCGGGACCATGGCCCATTGGATCAGTTTAGTGCATTTCCTTTTGAAAGCTATCTTGGACGAATGAAGAAGTTGCTGCGATCTTCCAACAAGCCACTTTCACAGCTAAGTAGGAGAATCTCCGAACTGAGGCACTCGTCCAAGAACCAAGTCGACCCGAAATTGCAACATGTGAAGCCTGGAGACTGCTTCCTGATTGACAGTGCTCCTGTGGTTGTTCTGGAAATAATGGGAGACCACTTCGAGGGTGGGATTTTACCACATGCCAGGGACTTTTTCAAACTTCCACTCAAGTCGTCTAAGTTGAATATTTGGCGCTGCAACACCTTAAGTAATAGAAGTAAGGTCTGGCCTCTTGATGCCCTCCGAAATACTGCTCAGTGCCTGAGGCTTAACTACAAGGAAGAACATGTTGTTGTTCCTCTTTTGCACTTTCACTGAAGCTGTCAGTGTTTGATGGACTTATATTAACACAAACTGCCGTAGTCAGTCATCTGACTGCCATAGAGCTATGCGTCCAATGGCCACAATGTCTGTTCTGTATGAGGCcgacagttgggctagttggaattCAAAAACAAAGACATGTTCAAAGAAAAGTTATCCTTTTGTCTCCGCACCTCTCCTCATTTTTCTTATGTGCTGGAACGTGTCCTTGTTTGTTCTATTGTCCTTGTCGCGAATCACCTATTCAAGCCATGTTCAAGCTATCTGCTTCAAGAATCTTGTCACTAATACAGTCATTAGCACTATTGTCCAGAGTGCTTGAATGGCATCCTTTGACCTGCAAAGGTGGCATTTGGTTGTAACACTGGATTCGGGGTAGCTTACAACTGTGTATGGACTGCTGCACTGATGGTACTTCCTTAATCTTTCTCCACCCAGGCCTTCGTGTCTTCCTCAGCTGCAATTTCCTGAAGACACTGCATTGCCACTGAGCAAAAgtaaagatcatcatcatcagcctggttacgcccactgcagggcaaaggcctctcccatatttcttcaacaaccccggtcatgtactaattgtggccatgccgccaccgctgcaaccttagttgcagcggtggcgtagaggtagaacacccgccttgtgtgcaagaggtccgtggttcgaatcccggtgccggcaattttccaccggagtTAAAATAAAGtcagcgtgttgataaaattgcataaacaggcctggagtgtggcctgatcccggtgaccagaaccggtaacgcactccctcaccagagcaggattggccaccctggtgcagtacttggccacaacctcctatatgaacaacacaatcaaaccccggccctcagtccccagcagctgcgaagcaactgaccacggcggcggtcagacctgcgacgctgcagagggtgctaagaaaaGTAAAGATAACACATGGCAACTTTCATCGGCACATGCCAGGATGTGTTGTCTTGACTTTTGTTCCATGGCATCTTCACACGCTACAGTTACCAAAGCCACAGTGGCCAGTAAAGTGAAAAGGATAAAGGCAGCAGTGATCAGTGCAGCAGTGCAAGACCCAGTCCAATGACAGAGCTGCAAGCTCCCCCTTTGAGGACTGCACTTGCATAACACCATTTTTGCCTCAGAAGCCGGGAAGCAGCAGACGATCAGAAAGTCCCTCATGTCAGTGCAGCAGCGTGTTCTCAGATGTAAGGTATCTAGAGCCAGGTGTTATCGGTAAATGTCGCCCAAGCAGGCTTAAGCATGCCATTCAAGCATTTAAGCATGCTGATAACTGTAACCCGGACAAATTGCATTTCAAGCCTCCAAGGTTCAGCCCCAGCTTTCACTTTTGCTTCTGATGTGTTTTCACCACATCAGGCTCATACTGCCATGTTTCTTGAGAAGTCACCGCTCTCACTTGGGCACATCACAACCTCTACGACTTGGGTTTTGATTCACCCAGCAGAGCATCTGAGCCATCCACTTCTGCAACACAGAATCCAGCTGAGCCTGCACCTAACTTGCTGATACTGTACTTCTGCTTAGGTACTTCCAGTTTCTACGTGTTGAAGTGCACTTCACCTGTGACAAGCTGCAGCATGGAACACTAAACGGCCCTTTTCAGGGCCACCCAAACTATATGACTGGTGGGGACATGGCAGCACCTACTCTGCTCTCCATGACCCTCTAGAAAATTAGTATGTagttatgtatgtgtgtgtgcgaatAGAATATCATTTGGAATCTTGGGAAGTGCTtcttgaaaaaatatatatacagaaCAGTCTTTTCTAGAATAAACAGAAGGAAAGAGCAAGAGAATCAACAAGCCATCTCTTTAGTAATCACAGAAAATACTGCTATGGAATGaaaggaaatttaaaaaaaaacataactagGCAACGTGAAGTGAACACGAAACCAAAGGTTTCCAGATTTGTGTTATCATGACAGTAACAGAGCAAAATGGCTTTGTAATGCCATTTGAGACTTCATCTGCGCAAGTGTTGAGTGTCTTTTAAATGCTGTTGCAGTCAGGTTAAGCTTTCTAGTGTTAGGCACCCTATTCTTGCAATCTTATACTCTCAAAAGTCTGGGATGAACTTTTGCAACCAGCATGTTTTGAGTACAGCCGCCTTCTTTTAGAAGACAAACCACCATAAAATTCAGGAAGTTGCAAGCAAAGTAAATGACAGAACAGAAGCTGGACT from Dermacentor albipictus isolate Rhodes 1998 colony chromosome 7, USDA_Dalb.pri_finalv2, whole genome shotgun sequence includes the following:
- the LOC135901847 gene encoding uncharacterized protein; the protein is MTASEEFAVIASKHNMTHACINDVLDFCRRRGFSDLPKDARTVLRTERKAQVEQNGSFVHFGLAAGIRQVLPPGQVVPSELKLQGNIDGVPLYRSSQLAFWPILCRITNVEASPPFVVSVYCGAGKPPSLQDYLEPFVREVLELASEGLSIGDVRVQVSIKAMVCDAPARSYVKCIVGQTGYYACERCSQKGRHIENRVTFPKLHAPTRTNASFRSQENKRHHSGFSPFLSLDVDMIAFFPSEYMHLVCLGVMRRLLKNWVCQGHSNRLSRLYRCQLNESLREASKAFPTYFQRKPRGTEELDRWKATEFRTFLLYVRPVVLKPLLPPTHYKHFLMFHVAVRILASPQYYCEYNDFAKDVLRYFVQEFSELYGRKQLVYNVHSLIHLADQCRDHGPLDQFSAFPFESYLGRMKKLLRSSNKPLSQLSRRISELRHSSKNQVDPKLQHVKPGDCFLIDSAPVVVLEIMGDHFEGGILPHARDFFKLPLKSSKLNIWRCNTLSNRSKVWPLDALRNTAQCLRLNYKEEHVVVPLLHFH